Proteins from one Bdellovibrionales bacterium genomic window:
- the tsaE gene encoding tRNA (adenosine(37)-N6)-threonylcarbamoyltransferase complex ATPase subunit type 1 TsaE, whose product MESGKAEAVALIELPAYCRRFLNACGARTVVLMNGPLGAGKTQFVKTCVKFLGGQMADSPTFSIINEYDTKTLHVSHVDLYRLEDPSDIESTGFWELFENEKGLIFIEWAERIPIDQIPIYWKKLSLDFDFLDQDNRRKITYSVL is encoded by the coding sequence ATGGAATCTGGAAAAGCGGAAGCCGTTGCGCTGATCGAACTCCCTGCCTATTGCCGTCGTTTTCTCAACGCCTGTGGCGCTCGCACCGTAGTTTTAATGAACGGCCCCCTCGGCGCTGGCAAAACTCAGTTCGTCAAAACCTGCGTCAAATTCCTCGGCGGACAGATGGCCGACTCACCTACCTTTTCCATCATCAACGAGTACGACACGAAAACTCTCCACGTCTCCCACGTCGATCTCTACCGACTGGAAGACCCCTCAGATATCGAGTCCACTGGTTTTTGGGAGTTGTTCGAAAACGAAAAGGGACTGATCTTTATCGAATGGGCTGAGCGTATCCCCATCGACCAAATCCCCATCTATTGGAAAAAGCTCAGCTTAGATTTTGATTTTCTTGATCAAGACAACCGTCGGAAAATTACGTATTCCGTTTTGTAG
- a CDS encoding transposase, producing the protein KKYGGILLNTRKGRSTGRPLDTKRTIHLVLRSTMATGDMAFNKSKNKKKVLEILEKFALKYGVKLVYYGINVNHLHLQIQLSNRYGYYKFIRAVTAAIAMAVRGVSRWNKSSSKKKFWDYRPFTRVVMGYKDSVRLNDYLQINQLEGFGVQRPIARQMVAERWKYSRESCSMD; encoded by the coding sequence AAAAAGTACGGCGGGATTCTTCTAAATACTCGCAAAGGCAGATCTACGGGGCGTCCGCTAGATACAAAGCGAACGATTCACTTAGTTCTTCGATCGACCATGGCCACTGGAGATATGGCTTTTAATAAATCTAAAAATAAAAAGAAGGTGTTAGAGATTCTCGAGAAGTTTGCTCTCAAGTATGGCGTGAAGCTTGTCTATTACGGCATAAATGTGAATCATCTCCATCTTCAGATTCAACTTTCCAATCGCTATGGATACTATAAGTTTATTCGGGCGGTGACGGCGGCGATTGCGATGGCGGTGAGAGGGGTGAGTCGATGGAACAAGAGTTCTTCCAAAAAGAAGTTTTGGGATTATCGGCCGTTCACTCGTGTGGTGATGGGCTATAAGGATTCGGTGCGACTCAATGATTACCTCCAGATCAATCAGCTGGAGGGCTTTGGGGTGCAGAGACCTATTGCTCGGCAGATGGTGGCAGAACGTTGGAAGTACTCTCGGGAGAGTTGTTCGATGGATTGA
- the glmM gene encoding phosphoglucosamine mutase has product MQKSLFGTDGIRATANTYPMTPDIIMRVGQALGYLIRSNPPRNREPKVVIGKDTRLSGYMVELALTSGLNSMGVHVKLIGPLPTPGIGFLTRDMRADAGIVISASHNPYYDNGIKIFGPDGYKISEDIEKKIESMVLGEDLNALLSDSTQLGRTKRIDDAMGRYIVHIKNSFPLEYTLEGMRVVLDCANGASYKVAPAVFEELGAEVIILGDKPNGFNVNDKAGALYPEKMAEQVLQYRADLGVSLDGDADRVILADETGEIVNGDHILAICALHLKKKNKLTQNKIVATQMSNFGLDKLLNSHGIEVLRTNVGDKYVVEEMRKGGYVLGGEQSGHIVFLDHTTTGDGCVAALNVLAVMKEQNKKLSELNKLMEDVPQVLINVKVKNRKELETIPGYDELVTKMEAQLKGKGRIFIRYSGTENVLRILVEGPERKMIGQYAEELAKFIEKSLG; this is encoded by the coding sequence ATGCAAAAAAGTCTATTCGGTACTGACGGTATTCGCGCCACTGCAAACACTTACCCCATGACTCCCGACATTATTATGCGCGTGGGGCAGGCATTAGGTTATCTCATCCGCAGCAATCCTCCTCGCAATCGTGAACCTAAAGTCGTGATTGGAAAGGACACTCGTTTGTCGGGATATATGGTGGAGCTCGCTTTAACCAGCGGATTGAATTCGATGGGTGTTCACGTCAAACTGATCGGCCCTCTGCCGACCCCTGGGATTGGCTTCTTGACACGCGACATGCGTGCGGATGCAGGAATCGTGATTTCGGCCTCTCACAATCCGTATTATGACAACGGCATCAAAATCTTCGGCCCCGACGGTTATAAAATTTCAGAAGATATCGAGAAGAAGATCGAAAGCATGGTTCTCGGCGAAGATCTCAATGCATTACTCTCCGATTCGACTCAGCTGGGTCGCACGAAGCGAATCGACGATGCCATGGGAAGATACATCGTTCATATTAAAAACTCGTTTCCTTTGGAATATACTCTCGAAGGCATGCGTGTGGTTCTCGATTGCGCGAACGGAGCGTCCTACAAAGTGGCTCCCGCAGTTTTTGAAGAACTTGGCGCCGAAGTGATTATTCTCGGAGACAAGCCAAACGGATTTAATGTGAATGACAAAGCCGGAGCACTGTATCCCGAAAAGATGGCCGAACAAGTTCTGCAATATCGGGCCGACCTCGGAGTGAGTCTCGACGGTGATGCCGATCGTGTGATCCTCGCCGACGAGACCGGCGAAATCGTCAACGGAGATCATATTCTTGCCATTTGCGCGCTTCACCTTAAAAAGAAAAATAAACTCACACAAAATAAAATTGTCGCCACCCAAATGAGTAATTTTGGTCTCGACAAACTCTTAAACTCCCATGGAATCGAAGTGCTGCGCACAAATGTCGGTGATAAATATGTCGTCGAAGAGATGCGCAAAGGGGGCTATGTCTTAGGTGGAGAGCAGTCCGGGCACATCGTGTTTCTCGATCACACGACCACGGGAGACGGCTGCGTGGCGGCACTCAACGTGCTCGCAGTGATGAAAGAGCAAAATAAAAAATTAAGCGAACTGAATAAATTGATGGAAGATGTTCCACAGGTTCTGATCAACGTTAAAGTCAAAAATCGCAAAGAGCTTGAGACGATTCCTGGTTACGATGAGCTTGTCACCAAAATGGAAGCGCAGCTCAAAGGCAAAGGACGAATTTTCATTCGGTACTCAGGAACCGAAAACGTTTTAAGAATTTTAGTGGAAGGACCCGAACGTAAGATGATCGGGCAATACGCCGAAGAGCTCGCCAAGTTTATCGAGAAAAGTTTAGGATAG
- a CDS encoding MFS transporter → MIQKNNKTVYLTVLVAALGYFVDIYDLLLFSIVRVASLKDIGVPEEELLTQGVFLINVQMLGLLLGGIFWGVLGDLRGRLSVLFGSIFLYSVANFLNGFVDSVTSYAVLRFIAGVGLAGELGAGITLVAEILPKERRGLGTTVVASVGILGAVVGGVVADFTHWRTAYMIGGGLGFCLLALRIGIAESDMFDSIKGTAKNRGNFLLLFMNGKNFLKYVSCILIGVPIWYVIGVLITFSPEISQKMNMMEFVSAGKAVMWSYLGLSLGDLSSGLLSQHLKSRKRAVLSFLAFTVLTTTFYLNLKSPSLSFFYFVCALLGFATGYWAVFVTIAAEQFGTNLRSTVATTVPNFVRGSVIPLTLCFNYLAQSRGVIASAALVGLGCFTLSALALWRMEESFHKDLNYLE, encoded by the coding sequence ATGATCCAAAAAAATAACAAAACAGTCTATTTAACCGTCCTCGTGGCCGCTCTTGGTTATTTTGTGGACATTTACGACTTGTTGCTTTTTAGCATCGTTCGCGTCGCGAGTCTTAAAGACATCGGAGTGCCCGAAGAGGAGCTTCTCACGCAGGGAGTGTTTCTCATCAACGTGCAAATGTTGGGTCTTCTCCTCGGTGGGATTTTTTGGGGCGTCTTGGGAGATTTGCGGGGGCGACTCTCGGTTCTCTTTGGATCGATCTTCTTATATTCTGTGGCCAACTTTTTAAATGGTTTTGTGGACAGCGTGACGAGTTACGCGGTTTTGCGATTTATTGCCGGGGTGGGCTTAGCCGGGGAGTTAGGTGCGGGAATCACCCTCGTTGCGGAAATACTTCCCAAAGAGCGTCGCGGATTAGGGACGACAGTTGTGGCGAGTGTGGGGATTTTGGGCGCCGTTGTGGGTGGTGTAGTGGCCGACTTTACCCATTGGCGAACGGCCTACATGATTGGTGGCGGCCTTGGATTTTGTCTTTTAGCACTACGTATCGGCATCGCTGAGTCGGATATGTTTGATAGTATTAAAGGAACGGCAAAAAATCGCGGTAACTTTTTGCTTCTTTTTATGAACGGAAAGAATTTTTTAAAATACGTCAGTTGTATTCTGATCGGTGTTCCGATCTGGTATGTGATTGGTGTACTGATTACTTTCTCCCCCGAAATTAGCCAGAAGATGAATATGATGGAGTTTGTGTCGGCAGGCAAAGCCGTCATGTGGTCCTATTTGGGTTTATCTTTAGGTGATCTCAGTAGCGGTCTACTCAGTCAACATTTAAAAAGTCGAAAGCGGGCGGTGCTGAGCTTCCTCGCCTTTACCGTTCTCACAACAACGTTCTACCTCAATTTAAAATCCCCATCGCTGAGCTTTTTTTATTTTGTTTGCGCGCTTCTCGGATTTGCCACGGGTTATTGGGCGGTGTTTGTGACCATAGCGGCTGAACAGTTTGGAACGAACTTGCGCTCCACCGTTGCGACGACGGTTCCAAACTTTGTGCGAGGTTCAGTGATTCCGCTCACTCTGTGTTTTAATTATTTAGCTCAATCTCGCGGTGTGATCGCCAGTGCCGCACTGGTGGGGTTGGGATGTTTTACGCTTTCGGCACTCGCTCTCTGGAGGATGGAAGAGAGCTTTCATAAAGATCTCAATTACCTTGAGTAG